A genomic stretch from Candidatus Edwardsbacteria bacterium includes:
- a CDS encoding LptF/LptG family permease, translated as MKIIDRYLIRGHALPFFLALTVLTFVLLMDRLFELINMIIQKKVPILVVSKVFFLSLPYMLTMTIPMAVLVAVIMNYGRLAQDNELTAIRSSGTPFIRLVIAPFLAGIILTAGLYFFNDRLMPETNHMVKNLLMDISETKPTLQLKENIFITDFPDYNILIRRIDPKTSDLGNITIYEQKGNSQPRTILASRGRLMVTPQAASLRLELMDGEIHQLDPEDQTRYHRISFKKHILYLPMDPQIQHQVRTYRSDREMSSGMMHQVIADIRKELRPLEAQLADSSDLPPPRFSQLSSEVHNRVSEIRRYQVEIQKKMAIPAACLVFILIGAPLGIITRKGNLGVSFGLSLGFFVLYYIALIGGEELADRQILSPVLAMWAANMVLGGCGLVLLFWKNYEFRFKKNRYADKNTG; from the coding sequence ATGAAGATAATCGACCGGTATCTGATAAGGGGCCATGCCCTTCCGTTTTTTCTGGCCCTGACCGTGCTGACCTTCGTTCTGCTGATGGACCGGCTGTTCGAGCTGATAAATATGATCATCCAGAAAAAGGTGCCGATCCTGGTGGTCAGCAAGGTGTTCTTCCTGAGCCTCCCCTACATGCTGACCATGACCATCCCCATGGCGGTGCTGGTGGCGGTGATCATGAATTACGGACGCTTGGCCCAGGACAACGAGCTGACGGCCATCAGGTCCAGCGGGACCCCCTTTATCAGGCTTGTCATCGCCCCCTTCCTGGCCGGGATCATCCTGACCGCCGGGCTGTATTTTTTCAACGACCGCCTGATGCCCGAGACCAACCACATGGTCAAGAACCTGCTGATGGACATCTCCGAGACCAAGCCCACCCTGCAGCTCAAGGAGAACATCTTCATCACCGACTTCCCCGATTATAATATCCTGATCCGGCGGATCGACCCTAAAACCTCGGATCTGGGCAACATCACCATCTACGAGCAGAAGGGGAATTCCCAGCCCCGGACCATCCTGGCATCCCGGGGGCGGCTGATGGTGACCCCCCAGGCCGCCTCGCTGAGGCTGGAGCTGATGGACGGGGAGATCCACCAGCTGGACCCCGAGGACCAGACCCGTTACCACCGCATCAGTTTCAAAAAGCATATCCTGTATCTGCCGATGGACCCCCAGATCCAGCATCAGGTGCGGACCTACCGCAGCGACCGGGAGATGTCCTCGGGCATGATGCATCAGGTGATCGCCGATATCCGGAAGGAATTGAGGCCCCTGGAGGCCCAGCTGGCCGACAGCTCCGATCTTCCGCCCCCCCGTTTCAGCCAGCTGTCCTCCGAGGTCCACAACCGGGTGTCGGAGATCCGGCGCTACCAGGTGGAGATCCAGAAGAAGATGGCCATACCGGCGGCCTGCCTGGTGTTCATCCTGATCGGGGCCCCCCTGGGCATCATCACCCGCAAGGGAAACCTAGGGGTCAGCTTCGGGCTGTCGCTGGGATTCTTCGTCCTGTATTACATCGCCCTGATCGGCGGCGAGGAGCTGGCCGACCGGCAGATCCTTTCCCCGGTGCTGGCCATGTGGGCCGCCAACATGGTGCTGGGAGGCTGCGGCCTGGTCCTGCTGTTCTGGAAGAATTATGAATTCAGATTCAAAAAGAACCGATATGCCGATAAAAATACTGGATAG
- the lptG gene encoding LPS export ABC transporter permease LptG, whose amino-acid sequence MPIKILDRYLTREFLKSLIFSQTAFVLIFVLVDIFEKLDMFIDHRAPYHLVALFYIYQIPYIMILTLPVAMLLASMATISQMARHHEIVAMKAAGLSLYRIFAPLFILGLLISLAVMAVGETIVPVTNQKKGNLERVRIKKQLSQEPQTRFNLLYDGSQGRQFFIKRYQVEKAVMDSVSIFQVDRQNRILQRIDAAKGVWTGNAWLLQKVIIRNFRPDGTEISDSLQQLKLTGYEEAPASFSKRELLPDEMGFLELRQFIDRLKRSGNPVQQSVVDLYLKLSFPFANFIILLFGLPLLSNSRKGSTASGFAISLLTCFVFWGLLQTGRALGHSATLSPILAAWLPNIIFGAIGAVLLYRAPK is encoded by the coding sequence ATGCCGATAAAAATACTGGATAGATACCTCACCCGGGAATTCCTGAAATCGCTGATCTTTTCGCAGACCGCCTTTGTGCTGATCTTCGTGCTGGTGGATATCTTCGAAAAGCTGGATATGTTCATCGACCACCGGGCGCCCTATCATCTGGTGGCCCTGTTCTACATCTATCAGATACCGTATATCATGATCCTGACCCTGCCGGTGGCCATGTTGCTGGCCAGCATGGCCACCATCAGCCAGATGGCGCGCCACCACGAGATCGTGGCCATGAAGGCCGCCGGGCTGAGCCTCTACCGGATATTCGCCCCCCTGTTCATATTGGGGCTGCTGATAAGCCTGGCGGTGATGGCGGTGGGCGAGACCATCGTGCCGGTCACCAACCAGAAAAAAGGCAACCTGGAGAGGGTCCGGATAAAGAAGCAGCTCTCCCAGGAACCCCAGACCAGGTTCAACCTGCTGTACGACGGCAGCCAGGGCCGCCAGTTCTTCATCAAAAGATACCAGGTGGAAAAAGCGGTGATGGATTCGGTCTCCATTTTCCAGGTCGACCGGCAGAACAGGATCTTGCAGCGGATAGACGCGGCCAAAGGCGTCTGGACCGGAAACGCCTGGCTGCTGCAAAAGGTCATCATCCGGAATTTCCGTCCCGACGGCACGGAGATCTCCGACAGCCTGCAGCAGTTGAAACTCACCGGCTATGAGGAGGCCCCGGCCTCCTTCTCCAAGCGCGAGCTGCTGCCCGACGAGATGGGTTTCCTCGAATTACGCCAGTTTATCGACCGCCTTAAAAGATCCGGCAACCCGGTCCAGCAATCGGTGGTGGACCTGTACCTCAAGCTGTCATTCCCCTTCGCCAATTTTATCATCCTGCTGTTCGGCCTTCCCCTGCTTTCCAACTCCCGCAAAGGCAGCACGGCCTCGGGCTTTGCCATATCGTTGCTGACCTGTTTTGTTTTTTGGGGATTGCTGCAGACCGGCCGGGCCCTGGGGCACAGCGCCACACTTTCGCCCATCCTGGCGGCCTGGCTGCCCAACATCATATTCGGAGCCATCGGAGCCGTCCTGCTCTACCGGGCTCCCAAATAA
- the ahcY gene encoding adenosylhomocysteinase, with translation MNYDIKDIKLATKGKNRIEWADKYMPVLQTIRTRFEKDKPLKGYKISACLHVTAETANLMRTLKAGGAELRLCASNPLSTQDDVAASLVKDYGIQTFSVKGEDNKLYYKHINQALDQRPHITMDDGADLVSTLHTTRKDLIKNIIGSTEETTTGVIRLRSMQKAGTLAFPVIAVNDSQTKYMFDNRYGTGQSTLDGIIRATNILLAGSTVVVAGYGWCGRGLAMRARGMGSNVIITEIDSVKGLEAVMDGFRVMPMSQAAKIGDVFVTVTGNINVVRPEHFKDMKDGAIICNSGHFNVELDIDGLKKISRSVRTTREFVEEYSLKNGRKVIILGEGRLINLAAAEGHPASVMDMSFANQALAAEMLIKKGKGMDKKVYALPVELDNKIAQIKLQAMGTKLDALTAEQKKYLASWEMGT, from the coding sequence ATGAATTACGATATCAAGGACATCAAACTGGCCACCAAGGGCAAGAACCGGATAGAGTGGGCCGACAAATACATGCCGGTGCTGCAGACCATCCGGACCCGGTTTGAAAAGGACAAGCCGCTCAAGGGATACAAGATCTCGGCCTGCCTGCATGTCACCGCCGAGACCGCCAACCTGATGCGCACCCTCAAGGCCGGCGGGGCCGAGCTCCGGCTGTGCGCCTCCAATCCGCTGTCCACCCAGGATGACGTGGCCGCTTCGCTGGTCAAGGATTACGGCATCCAGACCTTCTCGGTCAAGGGCGAGGACAACAAGCTCTATTACAAGCACATCAACCAGGCCCTGGACCAGCGACCCCATATCACCATGGACGACGGGGCCGACCTGGTCTCCACCCTGCATACCACCCGTAAGGATCTTATCAAGAACATCATCGGCAGCACCGAGGAGACCACCACCGGCGTCATCCGCCTGCGCAGCATGCAGAAGGCCGGGACCCTGGCCTTTCCGGTGATCGCGGTCAACGATTCCCAGACCAAATACATGTTCGACAACCGCTACGGCACCGGGCAGAGCACCCTGGACGGCATCATCCGGGCTACCAATATCCTGCTGGCCGGCTCCACCGTGGTGGTGGCCGGCTACGGCTGGTGCGGCCGGGGGCTGGCCATGAGGGCCAGGGGGATGGGCTCCAACGTCATCATCACCGAGATAGATTCGGTCAAGGGGCTGGAGGCCGTGATGGACGGCTTCCGGGTGATGCCCATGTCCCAGGCCGCCAAGATCGGCGATGTCTTCGTGACCGTCACCGGCAATATCAACGTGGTCCGTCCGGAGCATTTCAAGGATATGAAGGACGGAGCCATCATCTGCAATTCCGGCCACTTCAACGTCGAGCTGGACATCGACGGCCTTAAAAAGATATCCCGGTCGGTCAGGACCACCCGGGAATTCGTGGAGGAGTACAGCCTCAAGAACGGCCGCAAGGTCATCATCCTGGGAGAGGGCCGGCTGATAAACCTGGCGGCGGCCGAGGGGCACCCGGCCAGCGTGATGGACATGAGCTTTGCCAATCAGGCCCTGGCTGCCGAGATGCTTATCAAGAAGGGCAAGGGCATGGATAAAAAGGTCTACGCCCTGCCGGTGGAGCTGGATAATAAGATCGCCCAGATCAAGCTGCAGGCCATGGGCACCAAGCTGGATGCCCTGACAGCCGAGCAGAAAAAATACTTGGCCTCCTGGGAGATGGGAACCTAA
- the metK gene encoding methionine adenosyltransferase: protein MTERHLLTSESVTEGHPDKMCDQVSDAILDAILDQDINGRVACETLVTTGMVLVAGEISTNCYIDIPRLVRETIKDIGYTDAKSGFDYETCAVITSIQEQSCDIAMGVDTGGAGDQGMMFGYACNETPELMPMPISLAHKLCKRLSEVRKKGAMDYLRPDGKSQVTIEYVNGVPKRVDTIVVSTQHDANVSEDKVKRDIIKHVINRVVDSKMMDDRTKIMVNPTGRFVIGGPQGDTGLTGRKIIVDTYGGIGRHGGGCFSGKDPTKVDRSAAYAARYIAKNIVAAGLAARCEIQLAYAIGVAEPVSIMVETYGTGKVEDAKLTKLIRQYFDLTPHGIINMLKLRQPIYRKTAAYGHFGREDEGFPWEKTDLSDKLKSAAKK from the coding sequence ATGACGGAGAGACACCTTTTGACTTCCGAGTCGGTGACCGAAGGGCATCCCGACAAGATGTGCGACCAGGTATCGGATGCGATACTGGATGCCATCCTGGATCAGGATATAAACGGCCGGGTGGCCTGCGAGACCCTGGTGACCACCGGGATGGTGCTGGTGGCGGGCGAGATATCGACCAATTGTTACATCGACATTCCCCGGCTGGTGCGGGAGACCATCAAGGATATCGGCTATACCGACGCCAAGAGCGGGTTCGATTACGAGACCTGCGCGGTGATCACCTCCATCCAGGAGCAGTCCTGCGACATCGCCATGGGGGTGGATACCGGCGGGGCCGGCGACCAGGGGATGATGTTCGGCTATGCCTGCAACGAGACCCCGGAGCTGATGCCGATGCCCATCAGCCTGGCCCACAAGCTGTGCAAGAGGCTGTCCGAGGTCCGCAAAAAGGGCGCCATGGACTACCTGCGCCCCGACGGCAAGTCCCAAGTGACCATCGAATACGTCAACGGCGTGCCCAAGAGGGTGGACACCATCGTGGTCTCCACCCAGCATGACGCCAATGTTTCCGAGGACAAGGTCAAGCGGGACATCATCAAGCATGTCATCAACCGGGTGGTGGACAGCAAGATGATGGACGACCGGACCAAGATCATGGTCAATCCCACCGGCCGGTTCGTGATCGGCGGGCCCCAGGGCGACACCGGGCTGACCGGGCGAAAGATCATCGTCGACACCTACGGCGGCATCGGACGCCACGGCGGCGGCTGCTTCTCCGGCAAGGACCCCACCAAGGTGGACCGCAGCGCGGCCTATGCCGCCAGGTACATCGCCAAGAACATTGTGGCCGCCGGCCTGGCCGCCCGCTGTGAGATCCAGCTGGCCTACGCCATCGGGGTGGCCGAGCCGGTGTCCATCATGGTGGAGACCTATGGCACCGGCAAGGTGGAGGATGCCAAACTGACCAAGCTGATCAGGCAGTACTTCGACCTGACCCCCCACGGGATCATCAACATGCTCAAACTGCGCCAGCCCATCTACCGCAAGACCGCCGCCTACGGCCATTTCGGGCGGGAGGATGAGGGCTTCCCCTGGGAGAAGACCGACCTGTCCGACAAACTTAAATCCGCAGCCAAGAAATAA
- a CDS encoding sugar phosphate nucleotidyltransferase yields the protein MKVIIPVAGAGTRLRPHTHTIPKVLISVAGKPMIGHILDQLVGLPIDQIVMVVGQMGDRIKEYVDGHYKFKVEYIVQPEAKGLADAIYLSREAVKKDDALIILGDTVFSTDFKKLLSKKNSQIGVKEVSDPRRFGVVEHQHGKITKLVEKPEHPKSNLAIVGIYLIKDMPKLYSAISTLMERNIRTKGEYQLTDALQLLLDRGQTMETFAVDGWYDCGKPETLLDTNRQLLDLHPQKSLKIKGVVINDPVSIDPSARIEKSVIGPYVSVAAGSRIKNALISDTIIGRNVCLDSIMLQKSIIGDNAVVRGKQRKLSVGDGSEVDLS from the coding sequence ATGAAGGTGATAATTCCGGTGGCCGGGGCCGGGACCCGCTTGCGGCCTCACACCCATACCATCCCCAAGGTCCTGATCTCGGTGGCTGGCAAGCCGATGATCGGCCATATCCTGGATCAATTGGTCGGCCTGCCGATAGACCAGATCGTGATGGTGGTGGGCCAGATGGGCGACCGGATCAAAGAATATGTGGACGGCCATTATAAATTCAAGGTAGAGTACATCGTTCAGCCGGAGGCCAAGGGCCTGGCCGACGCCATATACCTCTCCCGGGAGGCGGTTAAGAAGGACGACGCCCTGATAATCCTGGGCGATACCGTTTTCAGTACTGATTTTAAGAAGCTGTTATCCAAGAAGAACAGCCAGATAGGGGTCAAGGAGGTCAGCGATCCCCGGCGTTTCGGCGTGGTGGAGCACCAGCACGGCAAGATCACCAAACTGGTGGAGAAACCGGAGCATCCCAAAAGCAATCTGGCCATCGTCGGCATCTATCTGATCAAAGACATGCCGAAGCTTTACAGCGCCATCAGCACCCTGATGGAAAGGAACATCAGGACCAAGGGCGAATATCAGCTGACCGATGCCCTGCAACTGCTGCTCGACCGGGGCCAGACCATGGAGACCTTCGCCGTCGACGGTTGGTACGATTGCGGCAAGCCGGAGACCCTGCTGGACACCAACCGGCAGCTGCTTGACCTGCATCCCCAAAAATCCCTTAAAATCAAGGGGGTGGTCATCAACGACCCGGTGTCCATAGACCCCTCCGCCCGGATCGAAAAATCGGTGATCGGGCCCTATGTGTCGGTGGCCGCTGGGAGCCGTATAAAGAACGCCCTTATCAGCGACACCATCATCGGCCGGAACGTATGCCTGGACTCGATCATGCTGCAAAAATCCATCATAGGGGACAACGCCGTGGTCAGGGGCAAACAACGGAAACTGAGCGTGGGGGACGGCTCCGAAGTGGATCTATCATAA
- a CDS encoding bifunctional phosphoglucose/phosphomannose isomerase — translation MTDLDKIDQPLLARLDPSGMGKIIADFPGQCRQAVEIARKADVKLPRAGYRNIVICGMGGSAIAGDVLASCLAETLALAIFVQRNYGLPGWVGTDDLVVASSYSGETEETLSDFEEALKRRSAVAAVTSGGTLKARCLSGGIPFITIPGGLPPRGALGYSFFSLLGLLISNGLVSDQSGALDETMDILKKLSGDYSADKPGRENKAKQIAGDIYGCLPVIYASSDLMAPVARRWANQLNENAKILSYWAAMPELCHNEIVGWEKLPEVGSKAKILLLQDSGDHPRNRLRFDVLQDIITTESAGIIKIQSQGRSPLARMFSLLYLADFISYYLALLNEVDPMPVKRIDRLKSVLKERR, via the coding sequence ATGACCGATCTGGATAAAATTGACCAACCGCTGCTGGCCAGGCTGGACCCCTCCGGCATGGGAAAAATCATCGCAGATTTTCCCGGTCAATGCCGCCAGGCCGTAGAGATCGCCCGGAAAGCGGATGTCAAACTGCCCCGGGCCGGCTACCGCAATATCGTGATCTGCGGAATGGGCGGCTCGGCCATAGCCGGGGATGTCCTGGCTTCCTGCCTGGCCGAGACGCTGGCATTGGCGATCTTTGTCCAGCGAAACTACGGCCTGCCGGGGTGGGTGGGGACGGACGATCTGGTGGTAGCCAGCAGTTATTCCGGGGAGACCGAAGAGACCCTGTCTGATTTCGAGGAGGCCCTGAAGAGAAGATCCGCCGTGGCGGCCGTAACCTCCGGGGGAACATTAAAGGCAAGGTGCCTGTCTGGGGGTATCCCGTTCATAACCATTCCCGGCGGATTGCCTCCCCGGGGCGCCCTGGGCTACTCTTTTTTCAGCCTGCTGGGATTGCTCATATCCAACGGCCTGGTATCCGATCAGTCGGGAGCCCTGGATGAGACGATGGATATCCTGAAAAAGTTATCCGGTGATTATTCGGCCGACAAACCAGGCCGGGAGAATAAGGCCAAACAGATCGCCGGGGATATTTACGGCTGCCTGCCGGTGATTTACGCCTCCTCCGACCTGATGGCTCCGGTGGCCCGGCGCTGGGCCAACCAGCTGAACGAGAACGCCAAGATACTTTCCTATTGGGCGGCCATGCCGGAGCTGTGCCATAACGAGATCGTGGGGTGGGAGAAGCTGCCGGAGGTCGGGTCGAAGGCCAAGATATTGCTCCTGCAGGATTCCGGCGATCATCCCAGGAACCGCTTGCGTTTTGATGTGCTACAGGATATAATTACCACTGAGTCGGCCGGGATCATAAAAATTCAAAGCCAGGGCAGATCACCGCTGGCCCGGATGTTCTCCCTGTTGTATCTGGCTGATTTCATCAGCTATTATCTGGCGCTTTTAAATGAGGTGGATCCCATGCCGGTCAAGAGGATCGACCGTTTGAAATCGGTGCTCAAGGAAAGAAGATGA
- a CDS encoding acyltransferase, with the protein MSDYFVHESAYVDQPAEIGSGTKIWHFSHVSKGARIGQNCSLGQNVYVGSRVEIGHNCKIQNNVSIYDLVTLEDNVFCGPSMVFTNDMNPRAAFPKGGKWIPTLVKTGASLGANCTIVCGYTIGKHAFVAAGSVARFDVPDYAIVAGVPAKIIGWMCECGGRLDFKKSDECTCSACQRHYKKQNETLVEKI; encoded by the coding sequence ATGAGCGACTATTTTGTGCACGAGAGCGCATACGTGGACCAGCCGGCAGAGATCGGCAGCGGGACCAAGATATGGCATTTCAGCCATGTGTCGAAGGGGGCCAGGATCGGGCAGAACTGCTCGCTGGGCCAGAACGTCTACGTGGGCAGCCGGGTGGAGATCGGCCATAACTGCAAGATCCAGAACAACGTCTCGATCTACGACCTGGTGACCCTGGAGGACAACGTCTTCTGCGGGCCCTCCATGGTCTTCACCAATGACATGAACCCCCGGGCGGCCTTTCCCAAGGGCGGCAAATGGATCCCCACCCTGGTCAAGACCGGGGCCAGCCTGGGGGCCAACTGCACCATCGTCTGCGGCTACACCATAGGAAAGCATGCCTTTGTGGCGGCCGGCTCGGTGGCCCGTTTCGATGTTCCCGATTACGCCATCGTGGCCGGGGTGCCGGCCAAAATAATCGGCTGGATGTGCGAATGCGGGGGGCGGCTGGATTTCAAAAAATCGGACGAATGCACCTGCAGCGCCTGCCAGAGGCATTATAAAAAGCAGAACGAAACTCTAGTGGAAAAGATATAA
- a CDS encoding DegT/DnrJ/EryC1/StrS aminotransferase family protein, whose amino-acid sequence MQEERYSNRPRRETMLPFSPPDIGQEEIDEVVDSLRSGWITTGPKTARFEQALGGYLGCENVIALNSATAGLFLCLKTLGIGPGDEVITTPYTFAATVNVILHAGALPVLADVRREDFNIDPAMIEKAVTPRTRAVIPVHFAGRSCDMDAIGAIAQKHDLAVIEDAAHAIGAEYRGRKIGSISRFTVFSFHAVKNLTTGEGGAVTTDDGGMADRLRAMALHGMNKDAWKRFAPGGKWQYDIVAPGYKYNMMDLQAGLGIHQLGKLEGNLVKRKNIVDRYRNGLSGIPHIVLPGDPVDGRHCWHLFPLLIDFAKLKIGRDRFIELLLQENISSNVHYLPVHLFTYYREHLGFKPGDLPVAEELSAREVTLPLYTRLTPDDVDDVICAVRKIISNNIK is encoded by the coding sequence ATGCAGGAAGAGAGATATTCTAACCGGCCCCGGCGGGAAACCATGCTGCCGTTCTCCCCGCCCGATATCGGACAGGAGGAGATAGATGAGGTGGTGGATTCCCTGCGCTCCGGGTGGATAACCACCGGACCCAAGACCGCCAGGTTCGAACAGGCGCTGGGGGGGTACCTGGGGTGCGAAAATGTCATAGCTTTGAACTCCGCCACCGCCGGACTGTTCCTGTGCCTGAAGACCCTGGGTATCGGCCCGGGCGATGAAGTGATAACCACCCCTTACACCTTTGCCGCCACCGTCAACGTGATCCTGCATGCCGGTGCGCTTCCTGTTCTGGCGGATGTCCGCCGGGAGGATTTCAACATTGATCCGGCAATGATCGAGAAAGCCGTAACTCCCAGAACCAGGGCGGTGATCCCGGTGCATTTTGCCGGCCGAAGCTGCGATATGGATGCCATCGGCGCCATCGCCCAAAAACATGATCTGGCGGTCATCGAGGATGCCGCCCACGCCATCGGTGCGGAATACCGGGGCCGGAAGATAGGCTCCATCAGCCGCTTCACGGTCTTCAGTTTCCATGCGGTCAAGAATCTCACCACCGGGGAGGGCGGGGCGGTGACCACCGACGATGGCGGAATGGCCGACCGGCTCCGGGCCATGGCCCTGCACGGGATGAACAAGGATGCCTGGAAAAGATTCGCCCCCGGGGGTAAGTGGCAGTACGATATCGTCGCCCCGGGCTATAAATATAACATGATGGACCTCCAGGCTGGCCTGGGTATTCACCAGTTGGGCAAATTGGAAGGCAACCTGGTCAAGCGGAAAAATATCGTGGATCGGTACCGTAACGGGCTGTCCGGTATCCCCCATATTGTCCTGCCCGGGGATCCCGTCGACGGCCGCCACTGCTGGCATCTTTTCCCGCTGCTGATAGATTTTGCCAAATTGAAGATCGGCCGGGACCGATTCATCGAACTGCTGCTGCAGGAGAACATCAGCAGTAACGTGCATTACCTGCCGGTGCATCTGTTCACCTACTACCGCGAACATCTGGGGTTCAAGCCCGGCGATCTCCCGGTGGCGGAGGAACTGTCGGCCCGAGAGGTCACCCTGCCGTTGTATACCCGGTTGACGCCGGACGATGTGGACGATGTCATCTGCGCCGTAAGAAAAATAATTTCCAATAACATAAAATAA
- a CDS encoding nucleoside-diphosphate sugar epimerase/dehydratase, whose product MRYIEKKRLWMLLADVLLLNLSLWLAFGLRFDWTIPQYYRAEYFRIALFITILRVLLLFFSGIYRGVWRYIGVNDLVNIFKAITLGTLLIAVSSFLVRRVYFARVVMGLEWLDGYPLSVMVAEWLGDIIMIGGLRLGLRMFNQYQSDVHSRNIERKRILIVGAGDAGEMVVRQMMAHPEYGYQPVGFIDDDPKKSGREIHRIPILGGRADIDRLAEENKVQEIIIAIPSAPGSVVREVVEQCHSARLKFKIVPGIREIIEGGVSINQIRDIELEDLLRRPPVNVALDEIAGYLTDRTVVVTGAGGSIGSELCRQIVLLNPRSLILLGKGENSLYEIAAELTRSHPGQHTETLICDVADVKRVGHIFAKYKPQVVFHAAAHKHVPMMEHNPGEAVKNNIFGTKAVAEAAMKHQAERFVLISTDKAVNPSSVMGATKRISEKVIMSLVGRDRTKFMAVRFGNVLGSRGSVVPLFKKQIAAGGPVTVTHPDMERYFMTIPEAVQLVIQAGAMGKGGEVFVLDMGQPVKIVDLARDMIKLSGFEPDSEIKIEFTGLRPGEKLYEELLTAEEGVGATKHAQIFMVRGKHARLKELSEILPALQRAAVSGEPDKVVGSIRKILPNFRDD is encoded by the coding sequence ATGAGATATATAGAGAAAAAACGCCTGTGGATGCTTCTGGCGGACGTCCTGCTGCTGAACCTGTCGTTATGGCTGGCTTTCGGCCTCAGGTTCGACTGGACCATCCCCCAGTATTACCGGGCCGAGTATTTCCGGATCGCCCTGTTCATCACCATCCTAAGGGTCCTGCTGCTGTTCTTCTCCGGGATCTACCGGGGGGTCTGGAGATATATCGGGGTCAATGATCTGGTCAATATTTTCAAGGCAATCACCCTGGGCACTTTGCTTATAGCCGTTTCCTCATTTTTGGTGCGCCGGGTATATTTCGCCCGGGTGGTGATGGGCCTGGAATGGCTGGACGGATATCCCCTGAGCGTGATGGTGGCTGAATGGCTGGGCGACATCATCATGATCGGAGGGCTCCGCCTGGGATTGAGGATGTTCAATCAATATCAATCGGATGTCCATTCGAGAAACATAGAGCGCAAAAGGATCCTGATAGTCGGCGCCGGCGACGCCGGAGAGATGGTGGTCCGCCAGATGATGGCTCACCCGGAATACGGCTACCAGCCGGTGGGTTTCATCGACGATGACCCCAAGAAAAGCGGCCGGGAGATCCACCGGATCCCCATCCTGGGGGGGCGGGCGGACATCGACCGTCTGGCGGAGGAAAACAAGGTCCAGGAGATAATAATCGCCATTCCTTCGGCCCCGGGCTCGGTGGTCAGGGAGGTGGTCGAGCAGTGCCATTCGGCCAGGCTGAAGTTCAAGATCGTCCCGGGGATAAGGGAGATAATCGAAGGCGGGGTCAGCATCAACCAGATCCGGGATATCGAGCTGGAGGACCTGCTGCGGCGGCCCCCGGTGAATGTGGCGCTGGACGAGATCGCCGGCTATCTGACCGACAGGACCGTGGTGGTCACCGGGGCCGGGGGGTCGATCGGCTCGGAGCTTTGCCGCCAGATCGTTCTCTTAAACCCCAGGTCGCTGATCCTGCTGGGCAAGGGCGAGAACAGCCTTTATGAGATCGCCGCCGAACTTACCCGCAGCCACCCGGGGCAACATACCGAGACCCTGATCTGCGACGTGGCTGACGTCAAAAGGGTGGGTCATATATTCGCCAAATACAAGCCCCAGGTGGTTTTTCATGCTGCGGCCCACAAGCATGTCCCGATGATGGAACATAATCCCGGCGAGGCGGTCAAGAACAACATCTTCGGCACCAAGGCGGTGGCCGAGGCGGCGATGAAGCACCAAGCCGAGAGGTTCGTCCTGATCTCCACCGACAAGGCGGTCAATCCCTCCAGCGTGATGGGGGCCACCAAGCGCATCTCGGAAAAAGTGATAATGTCCCTGGTGGGCCGGGACCGCACCAAATTCATGGCGGTGCGTTTCGGCAACGTTCTGGGCAGCCGCGGCAGCGTGGTCCCCCTGTTCAAAAAACAGATCGCCGCCGGAGGGCCGGTCACGGTCACCCATCCGGATATGGAAAGGTATTTCATGACCATCCCCGAAGCCGTCCAGCTGGTTATCCAGGCCGGGGCCATGGGGAAGGGCGGGGAGGTGTTCGTGCTGGACATGGGCCAGCCGGTAAAGATAGTGGACCTGGCCCGGGACATGATCAAGCTCTCGGGGTTCGAACCCGATTCGGAGATCAAGATCGAATTCACCGGTCTGCGGCCGGGGGAGAAGCTCTACGAGGAGCTGTTGACGGCCGAGGAGGGGGTGGGAGCCACCAAGCATGCCCAGATCTTCATGGTCAGGGGGAAACATGCCAGGCTGAAGGAACTGTCGGAAATTTTGCCGGCCCTGCAGAGGGCCGCAGTATCGGGCGAACCTGACAAGGTGGTGGGATCCATCAGGAAGATATTACCCAACTTCAGGGATGACTAA